CGCGCGGCGGCCGTCCCTCGCGCCGCGACCAACCCCATGAAGTTGCGCGTGGCGCCGTTCGGGCCGTAGGCCTCGTCATGCCATCCGCTGAGGTTGAGCACGGCCGCCGTCGTGCGGCTGTACCGCCCAGAGAGCTCGGCCCAATCCCACCACGGGTCGCTCGGCTCGTGTCGCATCCACTCGTAGTACCAGGGCGCGATCGGCCGGAAATCAGGGAGGTCGAGCAACGGACGCTGCGCGAGCACGCGCGCCTCCTCGCGTTCCCAGGTCGAATCCGCCTCGGCGTAGGTGCGCGCTCCCGCGAGACCGAGCCGTCGGCGCAGGTCCGGTGCGATGTTCATCCAGGTCCATGACGCCCAGCTCAGGTCGAACGCCCCGCCCGAATAGAAGAACTGCCGCGGACTCGCGAAGCTCATCGCCGGCACGATCGCCTTGAGGTGCGGCGGCGATTCCATCGCCGCGAGCCATTGGACCGCGGCCGGATAGGAGAGCCCGAACATCCCGATCGCGCCGGTCGACCAGGGCTGCACCGCCGCCCATTCGATGGTGTCGTAGCCGTCGCGTCCCTCTTGCCGGTAGGCCTCGAAGGTGCCGTCGGAGGCGTAGCGGCCGCGGACGTCCTGCACGAGCACCGCGTACCCGCGCGCGACGGCGTGCTGCACCGTCGTGTAGTCGATCACCACCTCGCGCTTGTCGTACGGCGTCCGGTACACGAGTACCGGGAACGCACGTCCTTCGCGTGGCCGATACAGGTCGGCGCGGAGCGACACGCCGTCGCGCATGGGGACGGCCACGTCGTGGTCGACACGCCAGCCGGTGTCGGCCGGGGCGGCGACCTGCAGTAGCGCGACCAGCGAGAGGAACGGGGCGAGGGCCATGAGGCGGGGAGCGGAGCGGTCCGGCACGCTGCATCTTCCTGCCACGCAAGATGCCACACGGACGCCGGGTTCGCTCGGCCCTCCGCGTCCCTCACCGGACCGACCATGCCTCGCCGATTCCCGCTGGCGCTCCTCCCTGCCGTCATCGCCGTCGTCGCGCTCGCTGCTGCGGCCGCGGATGCCCGGCCGAACCTCGTGCAGCAGCCCGCGACCGCGATGCGGGGCTTCTCACCCGCCGCCGCGGCCGCCGAGCGCTCAGTCGAAGAGGCGCTCGCGGCGCGCCTCGACCGCGACTCGGTGCGCGCCTTCTTCCGGCACTTCACCGACCAGCCGCACCCGGCGGGCTCGGCGCGCAACTACGAGCTGGCGCAGTTCCTCGCCGAGAAGTGGAAGGCCTACGGCCTCGAGCAGGTGCAGTTGCGGCGGTACGACGTGCTCCTCCCCTGGCCGCGTGAGGTGCGCGTGGAGATGGTCGCCCCCACGCGCTACGTCGCGTCCCTGCGCGAGGACGCCTACCTCGCCGACCCGCACACGGCGCAGGATCCCGGGCTCACCTACCTCGGCATGTCCGCCTCGGGCGACGTCACGGGCGAGCTCGTGTACGCATCGAGCGGCAACCCCGCGGACTACGACTGGCTCGAGGCGCAGGGGATCGACCTCAAGGGGAAGATCGCGATCGTGCGCTACTCGGTGCCGTACAGCTATCGCGGCTTCAAGGCGCTCACTGCCGAGCGGCGCGGACTCAAGGCGCTCATCATCTACTCCGATCCGGCGCAGGACGGCTTCGCGAAGGGGGCCACCTTCCCCGATGGACCGTGGGGACCGGAGAGTCACATCCAGCGCGGTGCGCTCTCCTATGACTTCATGTATGCGGGCGATCCCCTCACCCCCGGCGTCCCCTCCATCCCGGGCGTGCCGCGGATCGACGAGCGGGAGTCCGCGCAGATCCCGCGCATCATCGCGGTGCCCATGTCGTACCGCGATGCCGCGCCGCTCCTCCGCGCGCTCGGTGGGCCCGTGGCACCGGCCGAGTGGCAGGGGGCGATGCCGTTCACCTATCACGTGGGCGGTGGGCCGGCGACGGTGCGCGTGAAGGTCGACATGGACGGCGCGACACGGCCCATCTGGGTCGTCGAAGGCCGCATCCTCGGCAGCGAGGAACCGGACAAGTACGTCGTGCTCGGCAATCATCGCGACGCCTGGGTGTTCGGCGCGGTCGATCCGTCGTCGGGCACCGCGACGCAACTCGAGCTCGCGCGCGTGCTCGGCGGTCTCGCGCGGGAAGGGAAGCGGCCGCGGCGCTCGGTCGTCTTCGCGAGCTGGGACGCGGAGGAGTGGCACCTGACCGGGTCGACGGAATGGGGCGAACAGTTCGCCGAAGACCTCCGGCAGAACGCGATCGCGTACCTAAACGTCGACGGCTCCACGAGCGGTCCCGACTTCGAGGCGGGCGCGATCGCGTCGCTCAACGTTCTCGTGGCCGAGACGGTGCGGGATGTGCGCGACCCGGGGCGGAGCGGCAGCGTGCTCGAGAGCTGGGGGAAGGCGATCGAGTCGGAGCGCGCGGCGGTGATCGGTGGTGGTGCGACGCGCGCCGCCAACGTGTCGCGACCGATCGACTATCCCGGCAATGCGCTCGGCTCGGGTTCGGACTACACCGTGTTCCTCAACTTCCTCGGATTGCCCGTGGTGGAGATGGCCTTCGGCGGCGACTACGGCGTCTATCACTCCATCTATGACGACGCCTACTGGATGGAGCACTTCGGCGACCCCGGCTACCGCTACATGACCGCGATGGGCGACGTGTGGGGCCGGATGGCGTTGCGGCTGGCCAACGCGGAACACTATCCGCACGACTTCGGGCTCTATGCGGATCGGGTGCGCGGGTTCCTCGACGCGCTCGCGGCCGTACCGGGCGTGGCGGGGCAGGTGGACCTCGCGTCCGCGCGTGCCGCCGAGGCGTCATGGCGCGCGGAGGCGGTGCGCCTGGAGACGGCGCTGCGCACGACGCTCGCGCAGGCGCCGAGTGCCGCCCGTACGGCGCGGCTGGCGCGCATGAACGAGGCGATGCGGCGGGTGGAGCAGTCCCTGCTGAGCGCCGAGGGCATCCCCGGTCGGCCCTGGTTCAAGCATGTCCTGTACGCGCCCAAGTACACCTACGCC
This region of Gemmatimonadota bacterium genomic DNA includes:
- a CDS encoding M28 family metallopeptidase; the encoded protein is MPRRFPLALLPAVIAVVALAAAAADARPNLVQQPATAMRGFSPAAAAAERSVEEALAARLDRDSVRAFFRHFTDQPHPAGSARNYELAQFLAEKWKAYGLEQVQLRRYDVLLPWPREVRVEMVAPTRYVASLREDAYLADPHTAQDPGLTYLGMSASGDVTGELVYASSGNPADYDWLEAQGIDLKGKIAIVRYSVPYSYRGFKALTAERRGLKALIIYSDPAQDGFAKGATFPDGPWGPESHIQRGALSYDFMYAGDPLTPGVPSIPGVPRIDERESAQIPRIIAVPMSYRDAAPLLRALGGPVAPAEWQGAMPFTYHVGGGPATVRVKVDMDGATRPIWVVEGRILGSEEPDKYVVLGNHRDAWVFGAVDPSSGTATQLELARVLGGLAREGKRPRRSVVFASWDAEEWHLTGSTEWGEQFAEDLRQNAIAYLNVDGSTSGPDFEAGAIASLNVLVAETVRDVRDPGRSGSVLESWGKAIESERAAVIGGGATRAANVSRPIDYPGNALGSGSDYTVFLNFLGLPVVEMAFGGDYGVYHSIYDDAYWMEHFGDPGYRYMTAMGDVWGRMALRLANAEHYPHDFGLYADRVRGFLDALAAVPGVAGQVDLASARAAEASWRAEAVRLETALRTTLAQAPSAARTARLARMNEAMRRVEQSLLSAEGIPGRPWFKHVLYAPKYTYAAMTLPGVQEAVDAQDWARARAQVTVLAARLQAAAAATRAAARADAPPR
- a CDS encoding CocE/NonD family hydrolase, with protein sequence MPDRSAPRLMALAPFLSLVALLQVAAPADTGWRVDHDVAVPMRDGVSLRADLYRPREGRAFPVLVYRTPYDKREVVIDYTTVQHAVARGYAVLVQDVRGRYASDGTFEAYRQEGRDGYDTIEWAAVQPWSTGAIGMFGLSYPAAVQWLAAMESPPHLKAIVPAMSFASPRQFFYSGGAFDLSWASWTWMNIAPDLRRRLGLAGARTYAEADSTWEREEARVLAQRPLLDLPDFRPIAPWYYEWMRHEPSDPWWDWAELSGRYSRTTAAVLNLSGWHDEAYGPNGATRNFMGLVAARGTAAARTAMRIGPWVHGVDATARTRSGEREFGPDAAIDYDEVILRWLDHHVRGIDNGVDREPPVRVFVMGANRWRDASTWPLPGMAAETLWFAPSGALTARAPSTPRAASSFVSDPDDPVRDPFDARYGAHDFRTLAARNDLLTFETAPLAGPLEVIGGITVELHLETDARDVDVYVKLLDVAPDGTAYNLMSPGLELLRASYREPERGRQLLEPGRTYLLRLGDLITANEFAAGHRIRVQVMGAFQPHFSLNLQTGAHVNTSAVAQRARITIRHDPAHPSRLVLPVRPRDGR